The following nucleotide sequence is from Glycine max cultivar Williams 82 chromosome 9, Glycine_max_v4.0, whole genome shotgun sequence.
ttaacacattgtgctacaatttaacacttcaggttcctaacttggaaccctacatttttcttttaacactttgtgtataaacaattttttcaagATAAACATCACtcgagttattgtataattcgcaactcacaacacaagtaatatcacatcaaatattaatcacacacttaatTCACAATCATATCTCATGtctacaatttaacatctcacaatTTAACTAACTACAAAATATACTTAACAAATAGATAAGCAtgtataataacaataacaaaatatatcaaaCTTCAAgacttataaatatattaacatgtatcaaatatatataatacatcaCTATACAATTACatataatactatatatatatatatatatatatatatatatatatataataacaataataataaatgtatcattagataaatattatatatatatatatatatatatatatatataagtaattaacatactaaaaacattaacataaatatattaaaatgttaacataaacttaatactatatatatatatataaaaaaaaaaaaagtaagaaacatattatataaaaacatgctagaatgtttaatattttgaattaaaattataaatatttttcgtgcagagaaaatatatataaatataattgcaaagaatataaagatataaaaaccTCTTCATTTCGAGCAGgctcaataattttctttaaatctaGAAAGGGAAGAGTTCTTCAACATTaacaagtacaaaataaaatgatagatGTTTTATatcacaagaacaagaaatagtCTACTACAAGGAAAATATGTATCACTTTTACCATTATTATATGATTCTTCTAAATCATGCTTGGTGAACCAGCCAATTGTTCAAGAGAAACTCTATCAATTCACAATAATTTTGCATCAAGGCATCAATAGGTTCGTCAAACACAGTCGATTCACGAATAAAAACACAAgaacaaaattgaatttcataaaacaacccaaaaatggatcctctagggattcctacacatgttcatcctAATTTCCAAGTGTGAGTAACTTATCTCTTACCTTAATATAGTAGCCTAAGCGTTCTCTATTAGCAATGGAGGCGTTTCTGGTGCTCTCTAAAACTCCTCCTCTAGGGTTTTTGAGAGTcacagaaaaagaaacaaaaatattttttacaaagcTGCTTGGGGTTAAAGTTCCTTTATATAGTGAGAGTTCTAAtgacctaattttattttttattatttatttatttattcattaatttattcataagAAAACTAAGGGACGGCTGTTACATAAAgtgtaaaatgacaaaaaataataaaattacaatttatttaaaaaaggtaacaagaaaaataaaaaaaatataaaaaattagaagttaaaagctaatattttaaaaaatactatttcaaATAGTGTttcaaaaaacactaaaaattattaaaaaagacttatttatcaaacagtcaaataaatttttcaactaggaaaaaaaactagaagCTAGTTTGCAGAAGCCTTAATTTCATTCATTAatgctttttttaattatgattgggcttaaattgattgttctcatttgaaattaatgattgtttgtttttgtttgagtAAATGCTTACCAAACTATACTAACGATCAAATTTGTAAAGGCAAAACAAACAACCATTGATTTGGAAAATcttacaaaagttttttttttttttactccaaaaCCTTACAAAAGTTGATGAGACGAGAgaatttcatataattaaatgaagGTATACtttctgttattttttcaaTGCAAGTTCAATAATATAATGGTCAAATAAACGTATATATAGTGTCTACAGATGTAGAAGCTACTTATATTTTGCATtgcaaagaaaacagaagaaaaactCGTTAATATAACAAAGACGTATACAAGGATGTGGTCTTCTGATGAATAGTTTAAATAAGACAAACAGCTTCTTCAAAAGAATGGAAGGTATGTTCAtagtattacaaaaaaaataaacaaccttAAATAATTTGATTCTAATTTGATTTCTTCTGTATGGACCATTAACTGCACATAACTTAAACATGATTTCTTCTTCTGTATGGACCATAAACTGCACATAACTTAAATCAGCAAGAATAAATATCAAAATCTGTAAACAAAAGAATTGGAAGACAATCACAACATTCCCAGGAGGCTTATGTTGTTGGTTGAAACAGGTGAGTGGCAAGTTGTTGTTCTATCTGCCAGCTTTTATTTCTCTAGCAGTTGATTCCACACTGCTCAACATCAGGACCAGTGACTCTTGTCGTAAACGGGTCAATTCGGACCCACAACAGAGAGAAGATAGATGCAAGAAGAATGGACCAGACCACCACAATGGTTGGTGTTCTGTTCTGGCGACCCATGAGACCTTTGAGGAAAGGGTAGAGATGGATGATCACCCAAAATGCAAAGAAAAGCTTACCAAAGAGGGGACCCCATGATTGGTAGCCACTGTTGATGGCATAGGAGATGCCTGCAACAACCCCCACCAGGTTTATGATGAGAAGCGTCGTGGGTGGGATGAGAAGGGTTGTCCATTTGAACATGTAGAGTTCTGCAAAGTCTCCATCCTCATCTGATGCTTTTGAGGTAACAGTGAAGTTAGTGTCAATTCCAGCAAGCACTTTGAGTAAACCTTGGAACACGGCAAAAAGATGGGCCGAGACACCACCGATAACCCAAAATTGTTCATTTCTCCACCACTCATCAATTCCAACACCACTCCACCTCATCTCAAGGATACCCGTGGCAAAGatggaaagaaagagagagataaaCCATATACTTGCAATGTTACTAATCTGCAAACAAGATAAAAGGTACAATATTGTGTTACACACGATTGCATTTTTGAGAAGTTATATGTTTGCATAAGAGATAAGTGCTTATGAATCATCTTGAACATTGTTCGTAACTCGTTTGTTTAACCATCCTAAATTGAGGATAAGCTTACTATATCCTATATTGTATTTCTCCCATTAAAGAAATACGCAATTtttcaacattttgataaaCATGTTATCAGTCCTCAACAGTCAACAATCAACATTTTGACTAATCAGAACCAAGACAACATTGATAGCTCTggtattattgtttattttgctTTTAGTATATATCACACCCATAAATCATAACCACGATAAGGTAATGTGGGAATTTGGTCATTTAGAACAGTATCCAAATTAAGACTACATGCTATATActgaattatattaataaagaaaTCACAAACCTGTGGAATAATGAACTTGTTAGTCAGGAGACAGACAGCAGGTAAGGTACAATACATGAGAAGGGGAATGGAAGTGACTGGATAGATTGTGGTGTTCACATATGCGAACCTCTCGAGCCACTTTAGCCTTCCACTATAACCATACCAGATGGGACAATGTCGACTAAAAAGAATTTCCACCGAACCTAAAGCCCATCGAAGCACTTGGTTCAGACGATCTGAAAGATTGATAGGAGCAGAACCTTTAAACGCTGGGAGCTTGGGCATGCAGTAAATAGACCTCCAACCTCGGGCATGCATCTTGAATCCAGTAAGAATATCTTCTGTGACAGAACCATAGATCCATCCTATCTGTGGAACAGAAGACATGATAATGATTATCTTTGAAGATAATTACATTAATGCATCTTGTTTCTTCTAATAACACACATTATATTACAGGCATCCACATTTACTGCAGAAATACTAATAACTAAATAATGGTTTAGACAGAAAAACAAATCTGCTGTTTGAATGTTAAAtcatttttctaacttttatctGGAGTGAAGAAACCACAATGACAAGATCACTTTCATGCCCAGTGGCCATGAaaagagtttaaaaaaataaattggtaaTGCAGGCAAAGCTCCCCATAGCTATGGATGGAGATAGATTGTGGATGAGATGTTCATAGTACTCGAGCTTAGGTGTTTATAATGGGTGGGTTGCTAAGCCTATAACCCTCATCTCCTGctctctttcattaaataagtcATTAAGAGAAAAGGTTGGAAAAATTATGCTTCTAGTGAAATCTCACACATTACTTAGAAAAGGAAAGATTTTAAAGCTCCCCTTTTAACTCTGTACAAAGAGGGTAATATATTAGGCTCAAAAAAGACAGTACTATACTGTTCATACTTTatcatatttaagtttaattcatTGGATCTTTGGTCCCTGAATGCACACTAATCTGCTAACATTAATCTGATAACAGGATGCGACTGGGAATAAGAAACATAAAAGACCATTAAACATAAGGTAACTCATACCTCACTTCCCCATTCTGATTTATCCTCGTAACCACAACTGATAACATGaatagcttccttaagaagagtTTCTGGAGTTGCAGACTGAGGAACGCCACCATTCTCCATGAGTGTAGAGGCAACAAAGACAGCAGACTGACCAAACCTTTTCTCGAGGCTCATTTGTGACATAAGTAGTGATTTCTCATCATCAAATCCAGCACCTAAATAAAAAGGTTGTATAAGAAAATGGTTTAGCAATTAAAAACAACTGAAAATAAATTGCCATGCAAAGAATACACcaaggaaattttaaaataactaggAACAATGTACAAGGTTAATAAGGTATATGCAATTTTACAGATGGGCCTGTCAGTTTAAGATGTTATGGGAAGTTAAGTTGAAGCTCTCAAAGAACCCCAAAATCAAGCTACCATGCTCTTCTTTTTAGAAATGGAATTTATAAGAATCTTCATGTAACAAAATGTGGAAAAAAAACAGTTTACACAGCAGACCTACCAATGAAATGCACACAGAAGGTAAAAAACAATTGACAGGCATACCTTCCACCCCCTCTTCTATATCCTCAAGACTAAAGATGGGCACAGTTGGGTCAACATTCTTGCTAGATTTTTTCTTGTCTGAGCCTTTCTTGCTAGATTTTGATCTCTTCTTTCGGTTACCACCACAGAGTGAAGAAAGAAACCCAGGCTTTTTATGCTTGGGTTTAATAGGAGGTTCGTAGCCATACAAAGCTGTTCTATTAAAGACACATCCAGTACCCACATAAACAGGACCTTGAATGCCATCCAAACCTCTCAAGTTTATCTGTTCAGAAAGACACAAGTTGGGGAAATAAGTAACACAAAAAAGTTAAAGCCAATATATGTGAGGTAAAGGGATCATCCTTGCAACAAGAAGTTGAATATCATTAACATAATCTTTGACCTAAAACCCAAGAGAAAACATATGAATATGGTGCAAGATACTTACATCAAAGAAAACAGTATTGCGATTGGCATATCGATCATTCCTATCAATACCATCAAACCTCTGTGGAAACTGGACATAGCAAACATTTTTCCCAAGGTTGGGATCCATCATAAAGCACATAGCTTCCCTCAAGGCTTTACTGTTGTTTATGTAGTGATCACAATCAAGATTCAATAAGAAAGGTCCATTAGTAAGGACTGCTGACACTCGAACCTGAAACAGTTACATGAATCACCTGTGGTGAGACAAATACATGGGTGCAGATAAGTAATTTCCACATTTTCTATAGTTACTCACAAGTGCATTCATGGCACCAGCCTTCTTGTGATGTTGGAACCCTGGACGCTTTTCACGAGAAACATAGACTAAACGTGGAAGTTCATTACCCTCAGTGTCAAGTCCTCCACTTTGGCCCAAGAAAACCTGCAGATAGAGTATGTGAACTTAGAAAAAGCCCTGCTTATAACTCCCCTGAACTTCCTAATCAGAATCTAACAAAGGCATGAGATAAGGTGTGTCAAATGTAATTAACTACAGAAAGTAAGAACTAtcaaatatacataaatatcaTTTACCAGAGTAAACAATTTTTAAACAGAAATTCACAAGTAAAATTAGAAACAATAGATGATATTAATTTCATCCCTCTGACATTTACTCCATCTAGGCAGATAAAACGAAACTTTTGAGAGATaattccaaaaataatgaaagaagcaCAAAAGGTTGTTGTAAGAATTCATCATCACGAGAATTCAAACtacccaaaaaattaaataatcaaataagcAAATACCTGAATCATTCCTGGATGGTCTCTAGTGTTGTTTCCAGGCCATGGCGTACCATCTTGCATCACCCATCCTTCTTCAGGAATCTTTTGTGCCTTTGCAACAAGTCCATTGATgcgaattttaaattcttcatattcTCTCTGTGAAGCAGAAAAAGGAATTGGCCTTAAAAAGTGTCTTTAAGAAACATGAGTAGTGTAGGGCACATGCATAACAGGACCACAGAATGATCCATTTGGAAGTCAATCTCTCACCTTCATTGCTCTACGATCTTTGACAAATGATGGTTGAACCTTATCTTTCAAGTAGTCAATCTTCTGTGCAAAATACCACTCAGGTGCCCGAGGTTCGATATTATATTTCTTGCTGAAAGGAACCCATTTCCTAGCAAATTCTGATGTCTCAGCCAGAGCTTCAAATGTCAACATAGCAGCACCATCATCAGAGACATAACAGGAGACCTTATCCACTGGGTAGTCAACAGAAAGAATAGATAGGACAGTGTTAGCAGTCACAAGCGGGGGTTCTTTTAATGGATCAACAGTACTGACAAAAATGTCAACAGCTGCTAGCTGTGATGGTTCCCCTTCCCGATCATATCTGCAACTCACATGGTGCTTGTATTAAAAAAGTATCATAatgaataggaaaaaaaaatgaaacatgtcAAATGAAAGTTTGTACAGAAAGAGAAAATTGTGATCATCTAGAAAGGCCCTACCTTAGTGCAAGTCTGTCAAGATATGTTTCACGGTTCACAGGGAGCCACTTGGGGAATTGATCCAATATCCAAGATATGGCAAACCAAATCTCACATATAACTGATATCAACCACAATGCATATGCATTGGGCACAGGATTTGTTATTCGATAATGCAGAAAAATGCATAGGATAACCAACCGCAGAGCAATGACCATACGGTATGGATTGATCCTAGATGATGGAATAGAAACCTTCCTAGAGAGGGGTTGCCGAGCCTCATCATTCCTgcataataaaaacaaattatataatccTGTCTCACAGAAATCTGAAGACAATGGACACGCATTGGGCTCATAACAAGACTTTTGGATGACTTTGCTTATTTAACACAAATATTCGAAAAATTAATACAGGAATTACAAACTCTCCAATTATCAGCCATTATATATTACTCAATGAGATGATATCGTAACTGCCAAAAAAGCAGAATAACAGTGATTATGGTATAAATCATTAGATCATACATGACATTCAAAATAGCTTTTTGATACCAACAGACAGAGCTAGAAGTAGAGAGACTCATAACAGAAATTAAGCAGCAtatattcttataattaaataaagaagtACTCACAACAAGGAATCGTCCACAAGCACATCAGTACTAGCATCAATATCTCCAGCTCCTCTTTCAGAAGTAGCTTGGCCCGTGCTCATTGGAGCAACATTCTTATCTTGCTTCATTTTCCAGCCATCAACTCTTTCTTTCCATGCCACATTGCCCAATCCAGGATCCCCAACCCTGATATTTGCTGCACAAATATAATAACCAAACACCCAAAATCACTACCAGACaactaaataaagaagaaatataataatgacACTACATGAAAATGTGCATAGCTCAAGAGGGGGAGCAAATACGTGAATGATTAAGGTCAGACGAATATTGAAGATTATGGGCACGCTTCCCTCGGCCACCTGGGGATGCCATTGACAGCCTCTCAGGTGAGGCAGCAGATAATTCTCCAGAAACCTGAAATTGAAGATATACCAAAGAAAAACGAATTTCAAACTCCATTCAAAGATACTTGCTAAAAGGGGGATGATGGAGAAAGTTGACATTTTAAAGGGTTGAGTGTGGGAGTGGAGAAAAACATCAGAGAAACCTAGTTGAACTACCTCTTGTCCACCGGAGAGCAGAGGAATGTGATTGTGAGAAACTTCCTTATCATAATTCGGAGCAATGGCCTCCTCTGCACGCCCATATGCCATTTGCCAGCCCAACATATGCTCAATCTTCTGCTTTTCATTCTGATTCTCTGAATTGTAATTGAAGTCACTGGCACCATCATCAGCACCCCCATCCTCTTCTCGGTCTCCAAGAATTGCAGGACTTCCTAGAATCATTAAAATAAGCAGGGTAATTACTAATTAGATTGAAAAGGTAGAGGCTCTTCATATATGGATTGGGTATAGCAGATCAAAACTACAAACTTTACATAATGACATATCCGTTGTGTGCAAGAATAAATTTATCTTGCAGGTAAACAATCCGAGAGGTGGAATCAAAAGGATGTTAGGGGGAACCAGTGTGGAAAACAAAATTCTCAAGCATAAATCTAATTATTCTATGATTTTGTATTGCAGTTTGCACTATGTAGTTAAAAAATTACAGTCTGTAGATTTGGGATGAAAAAAAGGTAAGAGTGAAGTAATTGCTTCGGTTTACAGGCTTTGTTTAGTGATTTTAATCTAAAGCTTATCATGACTATAGAAGTCAGAGTACTATAGCCCATTGAGAAAATACTCTTCCAGCAAAAGGATATATTTTCTCCAAAATAAGAATATAGTCTTAACATCTTTCTCACTCAGTCCATATGAAAGAGGTCAATTCACTACCAAGCAAACTTCATATTCTCAAGCATATCAAAATCTTCCCTTGCTTTTGCTTTACGAATCTTGAATTATATGCTTAAAGAATATTGAAAATTACATTGTATTATACAACAGACTTTATCCCCGATTACCTTTGTGCCTCTTGTACCGGGTCTTGCACTGAGGGCAAGACTGATTTCCATCCTTCCTTTCATATTCATAGCACGCCCTGCAGACAGGGAAAGCGCAAACATCGCAGGCAATGAAAGGATCGCCATTCGCATTGTTCCCAATATTATCACCACAGATCTGGCAGATTTTGCCACCCAATGTTTTCATTGGCTTTGCCTGCACATTTGAAGTGACACCAAAATG
It contains:
- the LOC100814262 gene encoding cellulose synthase A catalytic subunit 3 [UDP-forming]; translated protein: MMESEGEAGAKPMKTLGGKICQICGDNIGNNANGDPFIACDVCAFPVCRACYEYERKDGNQSCPQCKTRYKRHKGSPAILGDREEDGGADDGASDFNYNSENQNEKQKIEHMLGWQMAYGRAEEAIAPNYDKEVSHNHIPLLSGGQEVSGELSAASPERLSMASPGGRGKRAHNLQYSSDLNHSPNIRVGDPGLGNVAWKERVDGWKMKQDKNVAPMSTGQATSERGAGDIDASTDVLVDDSLLNDEARQPLSRKVSIPSSRINPYRMVIALRLVILCIFLHYRITNPVPNAYALWLISVICEIWFAISWILDQFPKWLPVNRETYLDRLALRYDREGEPSQLAAVDIFVSTVDPLKEPPLVTANTVLSILSVDYPVDKVSCYVSDDGAAMLTFEALAETSEFARKWVPFSKKYNIEPRAPEWYFAQKIDYLKDKVQPSFVKDRRAMKREYEEFKIRINGLVAKAQKIPEEGWVMQDGTPWPGNNTRDHPGMIQVFLGQSGGLDTEGNELPRLVYVSREKRPGFQHHKKAGAMNALVRVSAVLTNGPFLLNLDCDHYINNSKALREAMCFMMDPNLGKNVCYVQFPQRFDGIDRNDRYANRNTVFFDINLRGLDGIQGPVYVGTGCVFNRTALYGYEPPIKPKHKKPGFLSSLCGGNRKKRSKSSKKGSDKKKSSKNVDPTVPIFSLEDIEEGVEGAGFDDEKSLLMSQMSLEKRFGQSAVFVASTLMENGGVPQSATPETLLKEAIHVISCGYEDKSEWGSEIGWIYGSVTEDILTGFKMHARGWRSIYCMPKLPAFKGSAPINLSDRLNQVLRWALGSVEILFSRHCPIWYGYSGRLKWLERFAYVNTTIYPVTSIPLLMYCTLPAVCLLTNKFIIPQISNIASIWFISLFLSIFATGILEMRWSGVGIDEWWRNEQFWVIGGVSAHLFAVFQGLLKVLAGIDTNFTVTSKASDEDGDFAELYMFKWTTLLIPPTTLLIINLVGVVAGISYAINSGYQSWGPLFGKLFFAFWVIIHLYPFLKGLMGRQNRTPTIVVVWSILLASIFSLLWVRIDPFTTRVTGPDVEQCGINC